Proteins from one Kwoniella shivajii chromosome 1, complete sequence genomic window:
- a CDS encoding glutamate decarboxylase, protein MALAHHVDAEKIISESRDHPVRKHTHDRKATLLDIPYTSRYDVETELPRFSIPETGVNAKVSYQLLHDELLLDGNPNMNLASFVNTWVPDECNRLMYENLNKNLVDQDEYPAAQAIHERCISMISHLWHAPKDATALGTATTGSSEAIMLGGMAMKKRWQEKMKAAGKDIHNPGPNIVMGAEAQVALEKFARYFEVEDRLVPVHAESGYVMDPKEAMKYVDENTIGIFVIMGSTYTGSFESVKGMSDELDKYQEETGIDIPIHVDAASGGFVAPFVYPDLAWDFRIPRVNSINASGHKYGLASVGLGWIIWRSAEYLPKELIFELHYLGQTDYSFNLNFSRPAFPVLSQMFHFLNLGFSGYKRINENNLSKARLISRALEASGYFTCLSMIHKPVNQGLSNISPVITTAASNVIHGHLPEIDDPNYYVAGLPVCAFKFTDETKQKYPNVKQEWIQSQLRAIGWIVPNYPLPPAEDKSEILRVVVRESLSGDLARKLILDIISVTEGLINGSGPSFAMSVAARGQSISSPTTAKRGDTLDTDHIADHTNTYAKTC, encoded by the exons ATGGCTCTTGCACACCACGTAGACGCTGAAAAGATCATTTCCGAATCTAGAGATCATCCCGTTAGAAAACATACTCATGATAGAAA AGCTACACTCCTTGATATCCCCTACACATCTCGATATGATGTTGAGACTGAACTTCCCCGATTCTCCATACCCGAAACCGGCGTGAATGCAAAGGTTTCTTATCAGCTTTTGCACGATGAATTGCTTCTGG ATGGTAATCCCAACATGAATCTTGCAAG TTTCGTTAACACTTGGGTTCCTGATGAATGTAATCGATTGATGTATGAGAATCTTAACAAG AATCTCgtcgatcaagatgaatacccagctgctcaagctattCACGAAAGATGTATC TCTATGATCTCCCACCTATGGCATGCACCTAAAGACGCTACTGCCCTTGGTACCGCTACTACCGGTTCGTCCGAAGCTATCATGTTAGGAGGTATGGCTATGAAGAAACGATGGCAG GAAAAGATGAAGGCTGCTGGTAAAGATATTCACAACCCCGGTCCTAATATTGTTATGGGTGCAGAAGCTCAAGTCGCCCTTGAAAAATTCGCTAG ATACTTCGAAGTAGAGGACAGATTGGTCCCTGTTCACGCTGAG TCTGGCTATGTTATGGACCCTAAAGAAGCCATGAAATACGTCGATGAGAATACTATTGGTATCTTCGT catcatgGGTTCAACTTACACTGGTAGCTTCGAATCGGTCAAGGGCATGTCCGATGAATTAGATAAATATCAAGAGGAAACCGGAATAGATATCCCAATCCACGTTGATGCCGCTTCCGGAGGTTTCGTAGC ACCGTTTGTCTACCCCGACCTCGCATGGGATTTCCGAATCCCTCGAGTCAACTCCATCAACGCTTCTGGACACAAATATGGTCTTGCATCCGTTGGTCTCGGTTGGATCATTTGGAGAAGCGCAGAATATCTGCCCAAGGAATTGATTTTCGAATTGCACTATCttggtcaa ACCGATtattctttcaacttgaattTTAGTAGACCAGCTTTCCCTGTCTTGAGTCAAATGTTCCATT TCCTCAATCTTGGTTTCTCGGGATACAAACGAATCAACGAGAACAACCTGTCCAAAGCTAGACTCATTTCTCGAGCTCTTGAAGCATCAGGTTATTTCACTTGTTTATCTATGATTCACAAACCTGTCAACCAAGGGTTATCCAATATCTCCCCCGTGATCACCACAGCAGCAAGCAATGTCATTCATGGACATTTGCCCGAAATCGATGATCCAAACTACTACGTTGCAGGTCTACCCGTCTGTGCTTTCAAATTCACTGATGAGACCAAACAGAAGTATCCTAATGTCAAGCAAGAGTGGATCCAAAGTCAATTAAGAGCAATTGGTTGGATCGTACCCAA CTACCCTCTTCCCCCAGCTGAAGATAAGAGCGAAATTCTGCGAGTAGTAGTTCGAGAATCACTCTCCGGAGATTTGGCAAGAAAATTAATCCTTGATATCATTTCAGT AACCGAAGGACTCATCAATGGTTCAGGACCATCCTTCGCTATGTCAGTGGCGGCCCGAGGACAGAGTATTAGCTCGCCCACCACTGCCAAGAGAGGCGACACTCTCGATACTGATCACATCGCTGATCACACCAACACCTACGCCAAGACCTGTTAA